The Phragmites australis chromosome 15, lpPhrAust1.1, whole genome shotgun sequence genome window below encodes:
- the LOC133893151 gene encoding D-ribulose kinase isoform X1, with the protein MMMSTPTLPAKPLFHSHLPAKRGLLRFRKDQRRAFTSRTRIKMLKQQDPGAPNGADGSGIPLYLGIDFGTSGARYALIDKQGAIHAEGKRAYAPVGDATDRASSWREALFHLLSDIPPVHRPSISSISIDGTSATTLIVDRKNGELVAGPFLYNESFPGALPAVESIAPTNHTVCSGSSTLCKLVSWWSSEGSSGGADSAVLMHQSDWLLWLLHGQYGVSDYNNTLKVGYDPEIDSYPSWLMSQPYSHMLPSVRAPGAPIATVKEDVRSQYGFSKNCVVCTGTTDSIAAFLAARTTGPGRAVTSLGSTLAIKLVSKIRVDDARFGVYSHRLDDTWLVGGASNTGGAVLRQLFTDDQLVALSKNVDPSVPSPLDYYPLTKKGERFPVSDPNMMPRLQPRPESDAEYLHGILESIARIEAKGYNLLKELGATAVEEVLTAGGGAQNEKWTAIRGRVLGVPVRKAEQTEAAYGAALLALKGTSS; encoded by the exons ATGATGATGTCGACTCCCACTCTCCCTGCTAAGCCGCTGTTTCACTCTCATCTCCCTGCAAAACGAG GATTGCTGAGGTTCAGAAAGGATCAGAGACGTGCATTTACATCGAGGACGAGGATTAAGATGCTTAAGCAGCAGGATCCGGGAGCCCCGAATGGCGCTGATGGATCCGGCATACCACTCTACCTTGGGATAGACTTTGGAACTTCAGGAGCCAGATATGCTCTTATTGACAAGCAAGGGGCTATCCATGCCGAAGGAAAAAGAGCTTATGCACCT GTCGGCGACGCCACAGACAGGGCAAGCTCCTGGAGAGAAGCTCTCTTCCACCTTCTCAGTGACATCCCACCCGTTCACCGGCCATCCATCTCCTCCATCTCCATAGACGGGACCTCGGCAACCACGCTCATCGTCGACAG GAAGAACGGAGAGCTCGTCGCCGGCCCATTCCTCTACAACGAGAGCTTCCCGGGCGCGCTGCCCGCCGTCGAGTCGATCGCCCCCACGAATCACACGGTGTGTTCCGGCTCGTCCACCCTGTGCAAGCTCGTGTCATGGTGGAGCTCGGAGGGCTCGAGTGGCGGCGCCGATTCGGCGGTGCTGATGCACCAGTCGGACTGGCTCCTCTGGCTTTTGCATGGCCAGTATGGCGTTTCTGATTACAACAACACTCTCAAG GTAGGCTATGATCCAGAGATCGACTCCTATCCTAGCTGGTTGATGTCACAACCGTACTCACACATGTTGCCTTCTGTCAGAGCACCTGGAGCTCCCATTGCTACAGTCAAAGAAGATGTGCGCTCGCAATACG GATTTTCCAAAAACTGTGTTGTCTGTACTGGAACTACAGACAGCATAGCTGCTTTTCTTGCAGCCCGCACCACTGGACCAGGAAGAGCT GTGACATCACTGGGCTCAACTCTGGCGATCAAGCTTGTTAGCAAAATTCGCGTCGATGACGCGAGGTTCGGCGTGTACAGCCATCGCCTGGACGATACATGGCTCGTCGGCGGTGCGTCGAATACTGGGGGAGCCGTCCTCCGTCAGCTTTTCACCGATGACCAGCTTGTTGCACTAAGCAAGAACGTTGACCCATCAGTTCCATCCCCTCTTGACTATTATCCCCTGACTAAGAAAGGAGAAAGATTTCCGGTCTCCGACCCCAACATGATGCCGAG GTTGCAGCCGCGCCCCGAGAGCGACGCGGAGTATCTGCACGGGATACTGGAATCGATTGCGCGAATTGAG GCCAAGGGGTACAATCTGCTGAAGGAGCTCGGCGCGACGGCGGTGGAGGAAGTGCTCacggcgggaggaggagcgcaGAATGAAAAGTGGACAGCGATTCGGGGTAGGGTGCTCGGCGTGCCCGTCCGGAAGGCAGAACAGACCGAGGCCGCATATGGAGCTGCATTGCTTGCGCTCAAGGGCACAAGTAGCTAG
- the LOC133893151 gene encoding D-ribulose kinase isoform X2 yields MLLLTSKGLSMPKEKELMHLQVGDATDRASSWREALFHLLSDIPPVHRPSISSISIDGTSATTLIVDRKNGELVAGPFLYNESFPGALPAVESIAPTNHTVCSGSSTLCKLVSWWSSEGSSGGADSAVLMHQSDWLLWLLHGQYGVSDYNNTLKVGYDPEIDSYPSWLMSQPYSHMLPSVRAPGAPIATVKEDVRSQYGFSKNCVVCTGTTDSIAAFLAARTTGPGRAVTSLGSTLAIKLVSKIRVDDARFGVYSHRLDDTWLVGGASNTGGAVLRQLFTDDQLVALSKNVDPSVPSPLDYYPLTKKGERFPVSDPNMMPRLQPRPESDAEYLHGILESIARIEAKGYNLLKELGATAVEEVLTAGGGAQNEKWTAIRGRVLGVPVRKAEQTEAAYGAALLALKGTSS; encoded by the exons ATGCTCTTATTGACAAGCAAGGGGCTATCCATGCCGAAGGAAAAAGAGCTTATGCACCT GCAGGTCGGCGACGCCACAGACAGGGCAAGCTCCTGGAGAGAAGCTCTCTTCCACCTTCTCAGTGACATCCCACCCGTTCACCGGCCATCCATCTCCTCCATCTCCATAGACGGGACCTCGGCAACCACGCTCATCGTCGACAG GAAGAACGGAGAGCTCGTCGCCGGCCCATTCCTCTACAACGAGAGCTTCCCGGGCGCGCTGCCCGCCGTCGAGTCGATCGCCCCCACGAATCACACGGTGTGTTCCGGCTCGTCCACCCTGTGCAAGCTCGTGTCATGGTGGAGCTCGGAGGGCTCGAGTGGCGGCGCCGATTCGGCGGTGCTGATGCACCAGTCGGACTGGCTCCTCTGGCTTTTGCATGGCCAGTATGGCGTTTCTGATTACAACAACACTCTCAAG GTAGGCTATGATCCAGAGATCGACTCCTATCCTAGCTGGTTGATGTCACAACCGTACTCACACATGTTGCCTTCTGTCAGAGCACCTGGAGCTCCCATTGCTACAGTCAAAGAAGATGTGCGCTCGCAATACG GATTTTCCAAAAACTGTGTTGTCTGTACTGGAACTACAGACAGCATAGCTGCTTTTCTTGCAGCCCGCACCACTGGACCAGGAAGAGCT GTGACATCACTGGGCTCAACTCTGGCGATCAAGCTTGTTAGCAAAATTCGCGTCGATGACGCGAGGTTCGGCGTGTACAGCCATCGCCTGGACGATACATGGCTCGTCGGCGGTGCGTCGAATACTGGGGGAGCCGTCCTCCGTCAGCTTTTCACCGATGACCAGCTTGTTGCACTAAGCAAGAACGTTGACCCATCAGTTCCATCCCCTCTTGACTATTATCCCCTGACTAAGAAAGGAGAAAGATTTCCGGTCTCCGACCCCAACATGATGCCGAG GTTGCAGCCGCGCCCCGAGAGCGACGCGGAGTATCTGCACGGGATACTGGAATCGATTGCGCGAATTGAG GCCAAGGGGTACAATCTGCTGAAGGAGCTCGGCGCGACGGCGGTGGAGGAAGTGCTCacggcgggaggaggagcgcaGAATGAAAAGTGGACAGCGATTCGGGGTAGGGTGCTCGGCGTGCCCGTCCGGAAGGCAGAACAGACCGAGGCCGCATATGGAGCTGCATTGCTTGCGCTCAAGGGCACAAGTAGCTAG